One window from the genome of Pseudanabaena yagii GIHE-NHR1 encodes:
- a CDS encoding NAD(P)/FAD-dependent oxidoreductase, translating to MTRICILGGGFGGLYTALNLARLPWAVMPEIILIDKSDRFLFTPFLYELVTAEMQEWEIAPTFTELLADTGIQFIQGLITNINFEAKQVEVNIGQPNVLSYDRLVLAIGGETPMHYVAGASEYAIPFRNLNDFYRLNSKLELLEASNRDKIRVCIAGGGSSGVELACKIADRLKDRGRVRLVDRNAKILANSTEANRAIAELALSQRGVWTDLNTRVSQVTEDEVTLDYADGSDTLPVDIVLWTVGSTFSKVIQNLPIGHNRQGAIATEPTLQVKGYADVFAIGDLAGLDVNGEPLPATAQVAFQQSQYCAWNIWASLNQKSLVNFNYIPLGEFISLGVDGATASIFGKFSIDGLPASAMRRLAYLLRMPTLQHQWKIGTHWLTKPLIEMFRKSV from the coding sequence ATGACACGAATTTGTATTCTTGGTGGTGGTTTTGGCGGTTTGTATACTGCGCTTAATCTCGCACGGCTACCTTGGGCGGTCATGCCTGAAATTATCCTGATTGATAAAAGCGATCGCTTCTTATTTACACCATTTCTCTATGAGCTAGTCACAGCCGAAATGCAAGAATGGGAAATCGCGCCCACATTTACGGAATTACTCGCTGATACAGGGATTCAGTTTATTCAAGGTCTCATAACTAATATTAATTTTGAAGCGAAGCAAGTAGAAGTTAATATCGGTCAACCGAATGTATTGTCATACGATCGCCTAGTTTTAGCGATCGGTGGCGAAACACCGATGCATTATGTCGCAGGAGCTTCGGAATATGCCATTCCTTTTCGGAATCTCAATGATTTTTATCGACTTAATAGCAAACTGGAATTGTTAGAAGCTTCCAATCGCGACAAGATTCGTGTATGTATCGCAGGTGGTGGTAGTAGCGGGGTTGAGCTTGCTTGTAAAATCGCTGATCGCCTCAAAGATCGTGGTCGAGTCCGCCTAGTTGATCGCAATGCCAAAATTTTAGCTAACTCCACAGAGGCAAATCGGGCGATCGCCGAACTTGCCCTGTCCCAACGTGGTGTATGGACAGATCTAAATACCAGAGTTTCCCAAGTAACTGAAGATGAAGTTACTCTAGACTATGCCGACGGCAGTGATACCTTGCCAGTTGATATTGTGCTTTGGACAGTGGGAAGCACCTTCTCTAAAGTAATTCAAAATCTCCCAATTGGTCATAATCGGCAAGGTGCGATCGCTACTGAGCCAACTTTACAGGTTAAGGGGTATGCCGATGTCTTTGCGATCGGTGATTTAGCAGGACTAGATGTCAATGGTGAGCCTTTGCCAGCCACAGCACAGGTTGCCTTCCAGCAGTCACAATATTGTGCATGGAATATCTGGGCAAGCCTCAATCAAAAATCCCTAGTCAACTTTAACTACATTCCTCTCGGTGAATTTATTAGTTTAGGAGTTGATGGGGCAACTGCTTCTATTTTTGGTAAATTTAGCATTGATGGACTGCCCGCCAGCGCCATGCGAAGATTAGCCTACTTACTAAGAATGCCAACCCTCCAACATCAATGGAAGATTGGCACTCATTGGCTAACTAAACCCTTAATCGAAATGTTTAGAAAGTCTGTGTAG
- the hpsJ-A gene encoding HpsJ-like protein, cyanoexosortase A-associated, whose product MSNSNSNSTEVITANLLRLAGYGLLLLALSNFADALLPPKFVQDPTWEFTTLGKLVGTSPVPIIGLVLVFYGESTARSAFGKNILKFLSWLSLLLSIFFVIMLFIGISAAIRINGDNNTQASAVASQQIAQFNAIKENIKNTNDANLKKAAEFIEKRSPNIKLDKNNPAELRNQLEAEITKNEKAIKQNIEEGKNKTFRQLVKQALKWYFEAIVSAFVLFGIWNQTKWTRTNQRRKKKGSKSATSLADVASTPTFENDSLDSEDQ is encoded by the coding sequence ATGAGTAATTCAAATTCAAATTCCACTGAGGTAATTACCGCTAACCTACTTCGTCTCGCAGGTTATGGACTTTTATTACTAGCACTTTCTAACTTTGCGGATGCACTATTACCTCCCAAGTTTGTCCAAGATCCCACATGGGAATTTACTACATTAGGCAAGCTAGTTGGTACTTCTCCTGTTCCGATTATTGGCTTAGTTTTAGTATTTTATGGTGAATCAACAGCGCGTTCTGCTTTTGGTAAAAATATCCTCAAGTTTTTGTCATGGCTATCACTATTATTAAGCATTTTCTTTGTGATCATGCTATTTATCGGTATTAGTGCAGCAATTCGGATCAATGGCGACAATAACACTCAAGCTAGCGCTGTTGCATCCCAACAAATTGCTCAATTTAATGCCATCAAAGAAAATATCAAAAATACTAATGATGCTAATTTAAAGAAAGCCGCAGAATTTATTGAGAAGCGATCGCCAAATATCAAATTGGATAAAAATAATCCTGCGGAGTTGAGAAATCAATTAGAGGCAGAAATTACCAAGAATGAGAAGGCGATTAAGCAAAACATTGAGGAAGGCAAAAATAAGACATTTCGTCAGCTCGTTAAGCAAGCACTTAAATGGTATTTTGAAGCGATAGTTTCGGCGTTCGTCCTATTTGGCATTTGGAATCAAACGAAGTGGACAAGAACTAATCAACGTCGCAAGAAAAAAGGCTCTAAGTCCGCAACTAGTTTGGCTGATGTTGCCAGTACACCTACCTTTGAAAATGATTCTTTAGATTCCGAAGATCAATAA
- a CDS encoding cyanoexosortase A system-associated protein, translating to MENAEDQSDSQKVNPIDAVNPEQPKITSVDDTIHKMNEVEQADGIKPVDKPKDSINDVTNYQPNYNYKNQKLRFGLLAILVAGSLLIFLRSLVDGNIGKPTPAMFPERLELTEAKLTQSEPLIDTKDFYFKPKYLSGHRYKFLVDNQPIDIALRYGVGTEGDIPIFLKELANIDMNEDEIRQKIVRKDPIGYYAMFTYQNQAYLTACINPRGISTVTKEQFDDNASDRAMDRDVIISWLLGQKDLRDRRCLWTLMSTPLTADKDRAATNQKLEKIWISWYEWWKTNFPQP from the coding sequence ATGGAAAACGCAGAGGATCAATCAGACTCCCAAAAAGTAAATCCAATTGATGCAGTTAATCCTGAACAACCAAAGATTACTTCTGTTGATGACACTATTCATAAGATGAATGAAGTAGAGCAAGCTGACGGAATTAAGCCAGTAGATAAACCGAAAGATTCTATTAATGATGTAACCAATTATCAGCCTAATTACAATTATAAGAATCAAAAATTACGCTTTGGATTACTTGCTATCTTAGTTGCTGGTAGCTTGTTAATTTTCCTACGCTCTCTTGTAGATGGTAATATTGGTAAACCTACACCTGCTATGTTTCCTGAACGGCTTGAGCTAACTGAAGCGAAGTTGACACAATCAGAACCTCTCATCGATACAAAAGATTTCTATTTTAAACCCAAATATTTATCGGGACACCGTTACAAATTTTTGGTAGATAATCAGCCTATAGATATTGCTTTGCGTTATGGCGTAGGAACGGAAGGGGATATTCCCATTTTCCTGAAAGAACTAGCCAATATTGATATGAATGAAGATGAGATCCGCCAAAAAATTGTGCGTAAAGACCCCATCGGCTACTATGCAATGTTTACTTATCAAAATCAAGCTTATTTAACTGCCTGCATTAATCCAAGGGGAATATCGACAGTCACCAAAGAACAGTTTGATGATAATGCTAGCGATCGCGCTATGGATCGGGATGTGATCATTAGTTGGTTATTAGGACAGAAAGATCTACGAGATCGGCGTTGTCTATGGACATTAATGTCTACACCATTAACAGCAGATAAGGATAGGGCTGCTACTAATCAAAAATTAGAGAAAATTTGGATTTCGTGGTATGAATGGTGGAAAACAAACTTTCCCCAGCCTTAA
- a CDS encoding ABC transporter ATP-binding protein, with protein MAQSTTAKQFATSTGTVPDVELQRVFKMFGANTVVQGVDLQVQRGELFSILGPSGCGKTTLLRLVAGFEEPSAGEVLIQGNPMTYIPAYQRPVNTVFQSYALFGHMTIFNNVAFGLSVKGVAKPEIQQRVKEALKQVRLDHLSDRYPNQISGGQQQRVALARALVNRPKVILLDEPLAALDFKLRKEMQVELSNLQYDLGISFIMVTHDQGEALAISSRIAVMNQGRIEQIGTPAEVYDRPSSAFVADFVGETNLFECRVIEQDGAFVELRSSTGLAIVAAKPRHWLPIPEAVVSVRPEKIKLSTEYPNQPYNTYRGILNNVLYLGDHSQFVVDLHASENVPPVRVTLVRSNHQGEKTPPFNSQVYVSWMPEDCVALPKTTVAT; from the coding sequence ATGGCACAGTCAACCACTGCTAAACAGTTCGCCACTTCCACAGGTACAGTTCCCGATGTCGAACTTCAACGGGTTTTTAAAATGTTTGGAGCCAATACCGTGGTGCAGGGTGTCGATCTGCAAGTCCAGAGAGGCGAACTTTTTAGTATCCTCGGTCCCTCAGGTTGTGGTAAAACAACGCTACTCAGGCTAGTTGCAGGTTTTGAGGAACCATCAGCAGGAGAAGTGCTGATTCAAGGCAATCCGATGACCTACATTCCTGCTTATCAACGACCTGTAAATACCGTATTTCAAAGCTATGCTCTTTTTGGGCACATGACCATTTTTAATAATGTCGCCTTTGGGCTATCGGTCAAGGGTGTGGCAAAGCCAGAAATTCAACAGCGGGTTAAAGAGGCTCTTAAGCAAGTTCGGCTTGATCATTTGAGCGATCGCTATCCGAACCAAATCTCAGGTGGGCAGCAACAACGGGTAGCACTAGCAAGGGCGCTAGTTAATCGTCCTAAGGTAATTTTGCTGGATGAACCACTCGCCGCGCTAGACTTCAAGCTGCGTAAGGAAATGCAGGTAGAGCTGTCAAATTTGCAATATGACTTGGGCATTTCCTTCATCATGGTTACTCACGATCAAGGTGAAGCCCTTGCGATCTCCTCTAGAATTGCGGTGATGAATCAAGGCAGGATTGAGCAGATCGGCACACCTGCGGAGGTTTATGATCGCCCATCCTCAGCCTTTGTTGCTGATTTTGTCGGCGAAACCAATTTATTTGAATGTCGGGTAATTGAGCAGGATGGGGCATTTGTAGAGTTGCGATCGTCTACTGGTTTAGCGATCGTCGCCGCCAAGCCTAGACATTGGCTGCCTATTCCTGAAGCCGTAGTGAGCGTCCGTCCTGAAAAAATTAAACTCTCTACTGAATATCCCAATCAACCCTACAACACCTATCGCGGCATTCTCAATAATGTGCTTTATTTGGGCGATCACTCTCAGTTTGTAGTTGATCTCCATGCAAGTGAAAATGTACCACCCGTCCGAGTCACCCTCGTGCGTTCTAATCATCAAGGCGAAAAGACTCCTCCTTTTAACAGTCAAGTCTATGTTTCATGGATGCCCGAAGATTGTGTTGCACTTCCCAAAACTACCGTTGCAACCTAA
- a CDS encoding ABC transporter substrate-binding protein, whose protein sequence is MSISRRKFLRQTAYVTSALAGASSLSACGIFDKDPQGNESAKEDAPRPVTQDKQTLYIYGWSTYINNQEVLEGFTKETGIKVVGDAYDSNEVMLAKLEASGGRSGYSIIYPSDYMVTQMRDKKLLAPLNKKLLPNISNIASNYLDLPHDRGAVFSIPVSLGTTGLAYNVKAVNSIIGEEPTDWSYLWEHKSKLRITLVNDPREVMGMALHILGHSYNTKEPDKIEKAFQKLRELMPAIANFTTDAWRDPLSSGDLMICMAFSGDAISLARQDPNIKYILPNSGTSIWTDTMAIPRGASNIEGAHAWINYVMKPEVAAKISDANSFGTTNKIAKSMIPDDLKAIKALEPTEGMIKLSDRITKLDPEVLQIYEGFWTRLTTGLG, encoded by the coding sequence ATGAGTATCTCTCGGCGTAAATTTCTTAGACAGACTGCCTACGTCACATCTGCTTTAGCTGGTGCATCTAGTCTCTCCGCTTGTGGCATTTTTGATAAAGATCCGCAAGGAAATGAATCAGCCAAAGAAGATGCCCCACGTCCAGTTACTCAAGACAAACAAACTTTATATATTTATGGTTGGTCTACCTACATCAATAACCAAGAGGTTTTAGAGGGATTCACCAAAGAGACAGGCATAAAAGTTGTGGGTGATGCCTATGATTCTAACGAGGTGATGTTAGCCAAGCTAGAAGCTTCAGGTGGGCGATCGGGCTACAGCATCATCTATCCCAGTGACTATATGGTTACGCAGATGCGGGACAAGAAATTGCTTGCCCCACTTAATAAAAAATTACTGCCTAATATTAGTAATATTGCCAGTAATTATTTAGATTTGCCCCACGATCGCGGCGCAGTATTTAGTATCCCCGTCAGTTTAGGGACAACAGGGCTTGCCTATAACGTCAAGGCAGTTAACTCGATCATTGGAGAAGAACCAACCGATTGGAGTTATCTATGGGAGCACAAGAGTAAGTTACGAATTACCTTGGTTAACGATCCTCGCGAAGTAATGGGCATGGCGTTACATATTTTGGGGCATTCCTACAACACCAAAGAGCCCGACAAGATCGAAAAAGCTTTTCAAAAATTACGTGAACTCATGCCTGCGATCGCCAATTTTACTACCGATGCTTGGAGAGATCCATTATCTTCAGGGGATTTGATGATTTGTATGGCTTTCTCAGGAGATGCGATTAGCTTAGCAAGGCAAGATCCTAATATCAAATATATCTTGCCCAATAGTGGGACATCGATCTGGACAGATACGATGGCGATCCCTAGGGGTGCGTCTAATATCGAAGGTGCTCATGCTTGGATCAATTATGTGATGAAGCCAGAAGTTGCGGCAAAAATCAGTGATGCTAATAGTTTTGGGACAACTAATAAAATTGCTAAATCTATGATCCCTGATGATCTCAAAGCAATTAAAGCCTTAGAACCGACAGAAGGCATGATTAAGTTGAGCGATCGCATTACCAAACTTGATCCTGAAGTGTTGCAGATTTATGAAGGTTTTTGGACTCGTTTAACTACTGGTTTAGGATAA
- a CDS encoding low-complexity tail membrane protein — MTSPNPSALSGKTSISSHPFIWGNIAFLAGVPWLLTLSMAGLAVGDPVFPTWLEIFLLGFPAITAVVWLQWQQPFSPFSLWFLVKPSESLSEAERRVLTLVKQQRNGWYVTGWVAIAVAFVISAIFCKLYIEAPLAQAIAPFPAGLRLFGIIWAEICFLLSNVLLQSGVSALRIKLTAESEITSLQPFAVEKIRNNFTNIGWQVPQLLKFFEEALIPETVEEKDAPQETTSEQTQDVMEESQDTEISDAAEESITEASPEVVEVVESLDEDFEVNNFTEEVVSEEVETSQTESDLQEESAPELSLEISEPISEELVSEDDAIAVQEELNIAEFEVESLVEVTTEVEVNLGEDVAIEEPTQTESEVVAEFHDDTLGELTEAIVDEAPEELVNDESLDQLEATSEFNESIDESPVISDVIDNNADLSLEELPETFASQEVANNLVEEVTEASEELEINEDTLDTIETSDINEVVAESELEISEDLDSNDLIEPSAEKVAQAEFNEPEPNSILNITEDIPTSESHEVVEDTFDTSSNISDIKLDTQETANDCTEDSLDLTVNDTAAELEIDESSDSTDEEIDVNLDNPFADITEELASDNFDEDTHEEITDSSDSELEIVEPEIEAIASVTDEPNAETSEIVEESSISEITEESDHAIDLESVDVATDGSVENTEELAINEIGGFTTELSDDVSAESAIGTNLEINANLPDTQSIEDQISEETNALEINESSQESESEEIIDFVDNPVDSEIAESSESEDRQIDALIEETVDDAIKETEINNSVETDLATEAKSQKSKKSIDLFRKSRKKGFSQKNYGFGKSAKTITTKESDTDQLEASVEDDELEVTDIVAEESVESRFDIADTNLELEEIVEEPTNALISDMETDVHAELTIEQVETSENVTSDFDEELDELIAFNAYVENILQEYLGDSSEDADNETQEVEDIIEISSVSEQATEIAEEVLIAEEILETAIPESIEPPATLETTEAIAQDAQENTPESNPEYKDPKYLVQEFLVDKFLAKLEELNNADKANKTNTENTEITPEITFDSNPNKSSNPVLDEFADLEALLNRKPLSDNPE; from the coding sequence ATGACATCACCAAATCCCAGTGCCTTAAGTGGCAAGACCTCAATCAGTAGCCATCCATTTATTTGGGGAAATATCGCTTTTCTCGCTGGTGTGCCGTGGTTATTGACGCTAAGCATGGCAGGTTTAGCGGTGGGCGATCCTGTATTTCCCACATGGTTAGAGATATTTTTACTGGGGTTTCCTGCGATCACCGCAGTTGTATGGCTACAGTGGCAACAACCTTTTTCGCCTTTTAGCCTCTGGTTTTTAGTGAAGCCATCCGAGAGCTTGAGCGAAGCTGAACGTCGTGTACTAACTCTAGTTAAGCAGCAACGCAATGGTTGGTATGTCACAGGCTGGGTGGCGATCGCAGTTGCCTTTGTGATCAGTGCGATTTTTTGTAAACTCTACATAGAAGCACCACTTGCTCAAGCGATCGCGCCATTTCCTGCGGGGCTGCGTTTATTTGGGATTATCTGGGCTGAGATTTGCTTTTTATTAAGTAACGTTTTATTGCAATCAGGGGTTTCAGCACTACGAATTAAGCTCACGGCTGAGTCAGAAATAACCAGCCTGCAACCCTTTGCAGTTGAGAAAATCAGAAATAACTTTACCAATATCGGCTGGCAAGTACCTCAGCTATTAAAGTTTTTTGAAGAAGCTCTAATTCCTGAAACTGTCGAGGAAAAAGATGCGCCTCAAGAAACAACATCTGAACAAACTCAAGATGTTATGGAGGAATCTCAAGATACAGAAATTAGTGATGCTGCTGAAGAATCTATAACTGAAGCAAGTCCAGAAGTTGTTGAAGTCGTTGAGTCTTTAGATGAAGATTTTGAGGTTAACAACTTTACTGAAGAAGTAGTTTCTGAGGAAGTTGAGACCTCCCAAACAGAATCAGATCTCCAAGAAGAATCCGCCCCTGAGTTAAGCTTAGAAATTTCTGAGCCTATTTCTGAGGAATTGGTGTCTGAAGATGATGCGATCGCTGTTCAGGAAGAATTAAATATCGCAGAATTTGAAGTCGAATCTCTTGTAGAAGTAACTACAGAAGTTGAAGTAAATCTTGGCGAAGATGTAGCGATTGAAGAACCTACACAAACTGAGTCTGAAGTAGTTGCAGAATTTCATGATGATACTCTCGGAGAATTAACCGAAGCAATTGTTGATGAAGCGCCCGAAGAATTAGTAAATGATGAATCTCTAGATCAACTAGAGGCAACCTCAGAATTTAATGAATCTATAGATGAGAGCCCAGTAATCTCAGATGTCATTGATAATAATGCTGATTTAAGTTTAGAGGAATTACCAGAAACTTTTGCATCTCAAGAAGTGGCTAATAACCTTGTTGAGGAGGTTACAGAAGCATCTGAAGAATTAGAGATTAATGAAGATACTTTAGATACTATTGAAACTTCAGATATTAATGAAGTAGTTGCCGAGTCTGAATTAGAAATATCTGAAGATTTGGACAGTAATGATTTGATAGAGCCTTCTGCCGAAAAGGTTGCACAAGCAGAGTTTAACGAACCTGAACCTAATTCAATTCTAAACATTACTGAAGATATCCCAACTTCTGAATCGCATGAGGTTGTAGAAGATACTTTTGATACTAGCTCTAATATTTCTGACATTAAGTTAGACACTCAAGAAACTGCTAACGATTGCACTGAAGATAGTCTAGATTTGACTGTTAATGATACTGCTGCTGAACTAGAAATTGATGAATCCTCAGATTCCACAGATGAAGAAATTGATGTAAATCTGGATAACCCATTCGCAGATATCACTGAAGAATTAGCATCTGATAATTTTGATGAAGATACCCATGAAGAGATCACTGATTCTTCAGATTCAGAATTAGAAATTGTGGAGCCTGAGATTGAGGCGATCGCTTCAGTTACTGACGAACCCAATGCAGAAACCTCGGAAATTGTTGAAGAATCATCTATTAGTGAGATTACGGAGGAATCTGATCATGCAATAGATTTAGAGTCTGTTGATGTTGCTACAGATGGCTCAGTTGAAAATACTGAAGAGTTGGCAATCAATGAGATTGGAGGTTTTACTACTGAATTATCTGACGATGTTTCTGCCGAAAGTGCAATTGGGACAAACTTAGAAATTAACGCTAATCTGCCAGATACACAAAGCATAGAAGATCAGATTTCTGAAGAAACCAATGCTCTAGAGATTAATGAATCTAGTCAAGAATCTGAAAGCGAGGAGATTATAGATTTTGTAGATAATCCTGTAGATTCAGAAATTGCTGAAAGTTCCGAATCTGAAGATAGACAGATCGATGCGTTAATAGAAGAGACAGTCGATGATGCTATCAAAGAGACTGAAATTAATAATTCCGTTGAGACTGATTTAGCTACGGAGGCAAAGTCCCAAAAATCAAAAAAGTCTATAGACCTCTTTAGAAAGTCTCGAAAAAAGGGTTTCTCACAGAAAAATTATGGGTTTGGTAAATCAGCAAAGACCATTACTACCAAAGAATCTGATACTGATCAACTAGAAGCCAGCGTTGAAGATGATGAGCTAGAAGTCACTGACATTGTTGCTGAAGAATCTGTGGAGTCTAGATTTGATATTGCTGATACTAATCTAGAACTAGAAGAGATTGTAGAAGAACCAACTAATGCACTAATTTCAGACATGGAAACAGATGTGCATGCGGAGCTCACAATTGAGCAAGTAGAAACTTCAGAGAATGTAACCTCGGATTTTGATGAAGAACTGGATGAGCTGATTGCCTTCAATGCCTATGTAGAGAATATTCTACAAGAATATCTAGGCGACTCTAGTGAAGATGCTGATAATGAAACTCAAGAAGTTGAGGATATTATAGAAATATCCTCGGTCTCAGAACAAGCTACTGAGATCGCCGAAGAGGTCTTAATTGCTGAGGAGATTTTGGAAACAGCTATTCCTGAATCGATTGAGCCTCCAGCAACACTTGAGACAACAGAAGCGATCGCCCAAGATGCACAGGAAAACACACCAGAAAGTAATCCAGAGTATAAAGATCCTAAATATCTAGTGCAAGAGTTTCTCGTAGATAAGTTTTTAGCCAAGCTAGAAGAGCTAAATAATGCTGATAAGGCAAATAAGACCAATACTGAAAATACGGAGATAACTCCAGAAATCACCTTTGATAGTAATCCTAATAAGTCGTCTAATCCTGTACTAGATGAGTTTGCTGATCTTGAAGCACTTCTCAATAGAAAGCCATTATCTGATAATCCTGAATAG
- the pgeF gene encoding peptidoglycan editing factor PgeF translates to MNANQWQWRDGVLTCELLSDWQHGFFTRSHAPKLPNDLHNHLAESGKAYRAKQVHGNRLIHANEIETIPDSVLPEADGVWATPDRHNTNSNRSVWVCTADCVPVLIGDRKLGSVAAVHAGWRGTASGIVTKAIATLCEQGSELKDLRIALGPAISGQVYQVSQDVAQQVTATINQSVGIHPDEHPERVKLDLRQVQVQQLKELGMPSENVAIAPYCTLQHEEIFFSYRRYFLNNPNPQPRAPQVQWSGIAIA, encoded by the coding sequence ATGAATGCAAATCAATGGCAATGGCGAGACGGTGTATTAACTTGTGAATTATTGTCTGACTGGCAACATGGTTTTTTTACGCGATCGCACGCTCCTAAATTACCTAATGATCTCCATAATCATCTGGCTGAATCAGGTAAAGCCTATCGGGCTAAGCAAGTACATGGTAATCGCTTGATTCATGCTAATGAAATTGAAACTATTCCCGATTCCGTCTTGCCTGAAGCCGATGGCGTATGGGCAACCCCCGATCGCCACAATACTAATAGCAATCGCTCGGTATGGGTATGTACAGCTGATTGCGTACCTGTATTGATTGGCGATCGCAAATTAGGCTCGGTCGCTGCCGTTCATGCAGGTTGGCGCGGCACAGCTTCGGGAATTGTAACTAAGGCGATCGCTACATTATGCGAACAAGGTAGCGAATTAAAGGATTTACGAATTGCTCTTGGCCCCGCGATTTCAGGACAGGTTTACCAAGTTTCGCAGGATGTTGCCCAGCAGGTGACAGCGACAATTAATCAATCAGTTGGTATCCATCCTGATGAACATCCCGAACGAGTGAAGCTAGATTTGCGCCAAGTGCAAGTGCAACAGCTTAAAGAATTGGGAATGCCCTCAGAAAATGTGGCGATCGCACCTTACTGCACGTTACAACATGAGGAAATTTTCTTTTCCTATCGTCGATATTTCCTGAATAATCCGAATCCCCAACCAAGAGCGCCACAAGTGCAATGGTCAGGGATTGCGATCGCCTAA